The Sesamum indicum cultivar Zhongzhi No. 13 linkage group LG2, S_indicum_v1.0, whole genome shotgun sequence genome contains a region encoding:
- the LOC105156721 gene encoding transcription factor TCP20-like has translation MSPSSIKRPHFSALLMERKSSKHQQKIPQDVATSFSQKNMALDKLEDDSKKRQLAPKRSSNKDRHKKVEGRGRRIRIPALSAARIFQLTRELGHKTDGETIQWLLQQAEPSIIAATGTGTIPASAITAAGASVSEQGSSVSSGFYSRLGETVPGVGLRPNLSMMGEDILGRSMGVWPSFSGFGSGILQNSSVLSSNPVANLSRVSKHGFQAFEFPGSVSSGQMPGLELGLSQEGQIGGLNLQTFTQFYQQIGQTGDCGGSTNHQEQDHGKENSQGSRQ, from the coding sequence ATGTCCCCTTCATCAATCAAGAGGCCCCATTTCTCGGCTCTTCTCATGGAACGCAAGTCCTCCAAGCATCAGCAGAAGATACCTCAAGATGTGGCCACCagtttttcacaaaaaaacaTGGCACTCGACAAGCTAGAAGATGATAGTAAGAAGAGGCAATTAGCCCCCAAGAGGAGTTCAAACAAAGACAGGCACAAAAAGGTTGAAGGCAGAGGAAGAAGAATAAGGATTCCAGCACTTTCTGCAGCAAGAATATTTCAGTTGACTAGAGAATTAGGCCACAAAACTGATGGTGAAACCATCCAGTGGCTTTTGCAACAGGCTGAGCCATCAATTATTGCCGCGACGGGCACTGGAACTATTCCAGCTTCAGCTATAACAGCAGCGGGGGCCTCCGTTTCTGAACAGGGTAGCTCCGTTTCATCTGGTTTCTATTCTAGATTGGGTGAAACTGTGCCAGGAGTGGGACTCAGGCCTAATTTATCTATGATGGGCGAAGATATTCTTGGCAGATCCATGGGGGTATGGCCTTCTTTTAGTGGTTTTGGATCAGGGATTTTGCAGAATTCTAGTGTTTTGAGCTCAAATCCAGTTGCCAATCTATCACGTGTGAGTAAACATGGGTTTCAGGCGTTTGAGTTTCCAGGTTCAGTGAGTTCAGGCCAAATGCCAGGTTTGGAGCTTGGTCTTTCTCAGGAGGGGCAAATTGGAGGGCTAAATCTTCAAACATTTACCCAGTTTTATCAGCAGATAGGGCAGACTGGAGATTGTGGCGGTTCAACTAATCATCAGGAGCAAGATCACGGTAAGGAAAATTCTCAAGGATCAAGACAATGA